The following coding sequences are from one Phycisphaeraceae bacterium window:
- a CDS encoding aldehyde dehydrogenase family protein, whose translation MLEKSYPFYLANKAESPNADLIVTDKYTGEPATRVAMASPEDIDRAITAAEKATRPMQEFLPYQRQAVLDHAVKRFAERSDELAEALCIEAGKPIKDSRGEVSRLIDTFRIAAEESVRINGEVQELQISARAKGYTGMWKRVPIGPCSFISPFNFPLNLAAHKVAPAIAAGCPFVLKPASLTPIGALIIGEVLAETDLPEGAFSILPCRRDGADLFTTDERFKLLSFTGSPDVGWALKAKAGKKPVILELGGNAACVVDHDADLKDAVERIVFGAFYQSGQSCIGVQRILIHANIYDAFKALLIEKTKALVAGNPRDEKTFIGPMISEKEATRLDTWVQSAVKAGATLLCGGQREGAMLQATLLENVPKDEAVCTEEAFGPVAVLSRFTDFDQALDTVNDSAFGLQAGIFTTDIHKALKAWNTLDVGGVVIGDVPSWRVDHMPYGGVKDSGLGREGIRFAIDDMTEIRNLIIRTPPR comes from the coding sequence ATGCTCGAGAAGTCCTACCCGTTCTATCTCGCCAACAAGGCCGAGTCACCCAATGCCGACCTGATCGTGACCGACAAGTACACCGGCGAACCGGCCACGCGGGTCGCGATGGCTTCGCCGGAGGATATTGACCGCGCGATCACCGCCGCGGAGAAGGCCACGCGGCCGATGCAGGAGTTCCTGCCTTATCAGCGTCAGGCCGTGCTCGATCACGCGGTCAAGCGTTTTGCCGAGCGATCTGACGAACTCGCCGAAGCGCTCTGCATCGAAGCTGGCAAGCCGATCAAGGACTCGCGGGGCGAAGTCTCCCGCTTGATCGACACCTTCCGTATCGCCGCCGAGGAGTCGGTGCGCATCAACGGCGAGGTCCAGGAACTACAGATCTCGGCGCGAGCCAAGGGTTACACCGGGATGTGGAAGCGCGTGCCGATCGGCCCCTGCTCATTCATCTCGCCATTCAACTTCCCGCTGAACCTCGCCGCTCACAAAGTCGCACCGGCCATCGCCGCGGGCTGCCCGTTTGTACTCAAGCCAGCCAGCCTGACGCCAATCGGTGCCCTGATCATCGGCGAGGTACTCGCTGAGACCGATCTGCCGGAAGGCGCTTTCTCGATTCTTCCCTGTCGACGTGACGGGGCGGACCTGTTCACGACGGATGAACGCTTTAAGCTCCTGAGTTTCACCGGCTCGCCCGATGTCGGCTGGGCCCTGAAAGCCAAAGCCGGGAAGAAACCAGTCATCCTCGAGCTTGGCGGGAACGCCGCCTGTGTGGTCGATCACGATGCCGACTTGAAAGACGCCGTCGAACGGATCGTCTTTGGTGCGTTCTACCAGTCCGGTCAGAGCTGCATCGGCGTCCAACGCATCCTGATCCATGCGAATATCTACGACGCCTTCAAGGCACTGCTCATCGAGAAAACCAAGGCTCTGGTCGCAGGCAACCCACGAGACGAAAAGACCTTTATCGGCCCGATGATCTCCGAGAAGGAGGCCACACGACTCGATACCTGGGTCCAGAGCGCAGTCAAAGCCGGGGCCACGCTTCTCTGTGGCGGGCAGCGCGAGGGAGCGATGCTCCAGGCCACGCTGCTTGAAAATGTCCCGAAGGATGAAGCGGTCTGCACCGAGGAAGCCTTCGGGCCTGTCGCGGTGCTGAGTCGGTTTACCGATTTCGATCAAGCCCTCGATACGGTCAACGACTCGGCCTTTGGGCTCCAGGCCGGCATCTTCACTACAGACATCCACAAGGCACTCAAAGCCTGGAACACGCTCGATGTCGGCGGCGTCGTCATCGGCGACGTCCCGTCCTGGCGCGTCGATCACATGCCTTACGGCGGGGTCAAAGACTCCGGACTGGGACGCGAGGGCATCCGCTTTGCCATCGACGACATGACCGAGATCCGCAACCTCATCATCCGAACCCCGCCAAGGTAA
- a CDS encoding RimK/LysX family protein — translation MGELGIEQLTTIGWRERVALPAWGVRSLRAKIDTGARTSAIDVPEIIELPDGRVRFEIVLRTSPDRITRWVEAEVARTSVVKPSSGEKQERLVCRTPLRLAGREHEIEISLVCRRGMLCRMLIGRTAIAGYYAVDAASKYLHPLPKRRKSS, via the coding sequence ATGGGCGAACTCGGGATCGAACAACTCACCACCATCGGGTGGCGTGAACGCGTGGCATTGCCCGCGTGGGGGGTTCGCTCGCTCCGGGCAAAGATCGACACCGGGGCACGCACCTCCGCCATCGACGTCCCCGAGATCATCGAGCTGCCCGATGGCCGGGTGCGCTTCGAGATCGTCCTGCGCACCAGCCCGGATCGGATCACCCGCTGGGTCGAAGCCGAAGTCGCTCGCACCTCAGTGGTCAAGCCATCCTCAGGCGAAAAACAGGAACGCCTGGTCTGCCGGACGCCGCTGAGGCTCGCCGGGCGAGAGCACGAGATCGAGATCTCATTGGTCTGCCGCAGGGGCATGCTGTGCCGGATGCTCATCGGTCGAACAGCCATCGCCGGCTACTACGCCGTGGACGCTGCGAGTAAGTATTTGCACCCCCTCCCTAAGCGAAGGAAATCCTCATGA
- a CDS encoding RimK family alpha-L-glutamate ligase, which translates to MKLGILSMAPRAYSTRRLKQAALDRGHEAKILSTLRFAIELQHGRPDLYLRSKPLGDYDAILPRVGASITYFGTAVVRQFEQMDVYTPNTATGITNSRDKLRSLQILSRHDVGIPHTTFVRDRSDVLPAIERLGGAPVIIKILEGTQGIGVILADTTKVAEAIIETLQSAKQNVLIQRFVKESKGRDLRAFVVGDRVVGAMRRVAQGDEFRSNVHRGGRAEAVTLEPEYEETAVRAAQIMGLRVGGVDMLETNDGPQVMEVNSSPGLEGIETATGLDIAGAVIDYMANQVNFPELDIRQRLTVSKGYGVAELVLPEGSTLVGTAIQDSGLRDKDIVVLNLHRGTSVISNPKVSRVLEAGDRLLCYGKLESMRDLVPERKKRKHRIKVQQLSAETLDQLEPR; encoded by the coding sequence ATGAAGCTTGGCATACTCTCAATGGCTCCTCGTGCTTACAGCACCCGGCGACTCAAGCAGGCCGCGCTTGACCGCGGTCACGAGGCCAAGATTCTCAGCACGCTGCGCTTCGCCATCGAACTGCAACACGGCAGGCCCGATCTCTATCTGCGTTCCAAGCCCTTAGGCGACTACGACGCGATCCTGCCTCGGGTCGGAGCTTCGATCACCTACTTCGGGACCGCAGTCGTCCGGCAGTTCGAGCAGATGGATGTCTACACGCCCAACACCGCGACCGGCATCACCAACTCGCGCGACAAGCTCCGCTCTCTCCAGATCCTCTCACGGCACGATGTCGGCATCCCGCACACCACCTTCGTCCGCGATCGTTCGGACGTGCTGCCCGCGATCGAACGTCTCGGCGGGGCCCCGGTCATCATCAAGATCCTCGAAGGCACCCAGGGCATCGGCGTGATCCTCGCCGACACCACCAAGGTCGCTGAGGCCATCATCGAAACGCTCCAGTCGGCGAAGCAGAACGTGCTGATCCAGCGTTTCGTCAAGGAAAGCAAGGGCCGCGATCTCCGCGCCTTCGTTGTCGGCGATCGCGTGGTCGGGGCGATGCGCCGGGTCGCTCAGGGCGATGAGTTCCGCTCGAATGTGCACCGCGGGGGACGCGCCGAGGCCGTAACTCTTGAGCCCGAGTACGAGGAAACCGCCGTCCGCGCGGCCCAGATCATGGGACTGCGCGTGGGTGGCGTCGATATGCTCGAAACCAACGATGGCCCGCAGGTCATGGAGGTCAACTCGTCACCAGGCCTTGAAGGGATCGAGACAGCGACCGGACTTGACATCGCCGGGGCCGTGATCGATTACATGGCCAATCAGGTCAACTTCCCCGAGCTGGACATCCGCCAACGACTGACAGTCTCCAAAGGCTATGGCGTCGCCGAACTCGTGCTCCCCGAAGGATCGACGCTGGTGGGCACGGCGATTCAGGATTCCGGGCTCCGCGACAAGGACATCGTCGTGCTCAACCTCCATCGTGGCACCTCGGTCATCTCAAACCCGAAGGTCTCGAGAGTGCTCGAAGCCGGCGATCGACTGCTCTGCTACGGAAAACTCGAATCGATGCGCGACCTGGTCCCAGAGCGAAAGAAGCGCAAGCACCGCATCAAGGTCCAGCAGCTCTCGGCTGAAACACTGGATCAACTGGAACCTCGCTGA
- a CDS encoding M14 family metallopeptidase — protein MGKSSAESWGDGRVNLGQRAQVSLTVSESYSGADVKIPLVVWRGREEGPKVFVTAAVHGDEINGTGIIRHLLREAPFEVLRGTLILAPVVNMFGFERHSRYLPDRRDLNRSFPGSKEGSLASRLARMFFDNVVKKCDYGIDLHTAAVRRTNFPNVRADLTNPKLASFARSFGAELIVSGQGPAGSLRASACKAGVPTIILEAGEVWKVEPSVLSYAVGGISSCLAYLKMIDQPMRKPPYRIETDATKWVRAKRGGFLEFHVAPGVIVSKGQALATNTSLTGVEHSQITAPRSGVVLGMTTIPSVAPGDPVCHIAFPQKGSLQRIERIVEGFSQESTHTQLRDDLASAFTVKPSEQDPANPSKTP, from the coding sequence ATGGGTAAGTCCTCCGCTGAGTCCTGGGGCGACGGGCGTGTGAACCTCGGACAACGGGCCCAGGTCTCCCTCACCGTTTCCGAGAGCTACTCCGGGGCCGACGTCAAGATCCCACTGGTCGTCTGGCGTGGTCGGGAGGAGGGCCCGAAGGTCTTTGTCACCGCAGCGGTTCACGGCGACGAGATCAACGGCACCGGCATCATCCGACACCTCCTCCGAGAAGCGCCCTTCGAGGTTCTGCGAGGGACGCTCATCCTCGCTCCGGTCGTCAACATGTTCGGTTTCGAGCGTCACTCGCGCTATCTGCCCGACCGACGCGACCTCAACCGCTCGTTCCCCGGCAGCAAAGAAGGCAGTCTGGCGAGTCGTCTGGCTCGCATGTTCTTCGATAACGTCGTCAAGAAATGCGACTACGGCATCGACCTCCACACCGCAGCGGTCCGCAGGACCAACTTCCCCAACGTCCGGGCCGATCTCACCAACCCGAAGCTCGCCAGCTTTGCCAGGTCGTTCGGTGCCGAACTCATCGTCAGCGGGCAAGGCCCCGCAGGCTCGCTGCGCGCCTCGGCGTGCAAAGCCGGGGTGCCGACGATCATTCTCGAAGCCGGCGAGGTCTGGAAAGTCGAACCGTCTGTGCTCAGCTACGCCGTCGGAGGCATCAGCTCCTGCCTGGCCTACCTCAAGATGATCGATCAGCCAATGCGCAAACCCCCGTATCGCATCGAGACCGATGCCACCAAGTGGGTCCGTGCCAAACGCGGAGGCTTTCTCGAGTTTCACGTCGCGCCCGGCGTGATCGTCAGCAAGGGCCAGGCGCTGGCAACTAACACCAGCCTCACGGGTGTCGAACACAGCCAGATCACCGCGCCACGCTCCGGCGTCGTGCTCGGGATGACCACCATCCCCTCGGTCGCGCCCGGCGACCCGGTCTGCCACATCGCTTTCCCGCAGAAAGGTTCACTGCAACGCATCGAACGCATCGTCGAAGGCTTTAGCCAGGAGAGCACCCACACCCAACTACGCGATGATCTTGCCTCGGCCTTCACCGTCAAACCATCCGAACAAGACCCCGCAAACCCCTCTAAAACCCCATAA